One Nonomuraea angiospora DNA segment encodes these proteins:
- a CDS encoding non-ribosomal peptide synthetase: MTQAPAVHELIADMEAAGIRLWEDDGSLRFRAPKGALTEERRAALVGAKPEIIAHLRRESEAETVRPEPERRLDPFPLTDVQQAYLIGRNDAFGYGGVACHGYVEVSFPRLDPERVQAAWRALIGRHDMLRAVIHPDGHQQVLAEVPGYEVSVTDLRGTDPEERLAAVREEMANTVYPAGSWPLFELRISLTDRGALLHASIDLLIADYVSIQLLLGELHLLHENPDADLPPVPVSFRDCLLALRAQRESARYDRDRAYWWGRMDDLPPAPELPALDQAAADARFRRWESRVEPAQWARLRTRAAAAGITPSQAVLAAYAEVIGRWSRRPRFTLNLTLLDRPPLHPYIDRVVGDFTTLNLLAVDTAPGRSFAERAHAIGRQLFADMEHRRCGGIEVMRELARRRGRDAALMPVVFTSAIGLGRDDAEHGTPEYGISQTPQVWIDCQVKEHRDALLVNWDVRAGVFPEGLVDDMFAAFTALLHDLSSDETWSSASPVELPGAQARSRALVNATAAPLPDGLLHEEVVAQARRTPQRTAVVTGAGSITYGELLDRAAGVARALHEAGHRPGEIVAVVMDKGVEQVVAVLGTLLAGGAYLPVDTGQPPARRDRILADASVRLVLTQSWHAENDWIAVDTIPPARPGDGGVRRGPDDLAYVIYTSGSTGVPKGVMISHRAARNTIDDINARFGVGPDDRVLGLANLGFDLSVYDIFGPLAVGAALVLPDPSRRGDPVHWAELAAGHGVTIWNSVPAQLQMLQHYLDAEPGAELPALRLAMLSGDWIPVALPGQIRRRVPGLDVISLGGATEAAIWSIYHPIGVEPLPGWTSVPYGKPLANQTFHVLDAAMRPCPDWVPGELYIGGSGVAIGYFGDESRTAERFVRHGGERLYRTGDLGRYRPDGNIEFLGREDSQVKIRGHRIELAEIETALQAHPAVAAGTVIVDGDRALERRLIAFAQAAAREDAAAERSGGPDVAGAAEVAAVAALEGVDLARVVAVAETLDEIALASMAAALRTGGLFTTEDGHGLEEILAAAKVAPDHHRLVRRWLAALHERGRLDRDPGGRYRNLRGDTGVEPLWRRVESLAEGLDYGAELIRFLRVSTTHLPELMRGELDARELLFPEGDVGTAEGAYKDNVLSRYVNRIVRAVLGRVAEHHTGGPLRVLEAGAGVGGTSAELIPELAGHQVEYVFTDLSRFFLTQAAERFADHPWVRYGLFDINADYRAQGYEPNSFEVILCANVLHNSHDAAAVLARFRELLVPGGWLVFIETTREHVQIMSSMEFLMNPHDYADVRQGRDRTFVTRDEWLDLLRGAGARTLACLPGPGDPLASLGQCVFAARFPDDRERIDLAELRAFLAERLPDYMLPAHVQVVDELPLTDNGKIDRARLRTLLPSTAGEGAPGGEEPRDDLERRLAALWAELLGLPRVYRDQDFFALGGDSLLVTRLAGRVREELAEASGFYWDSLVRQLVNQPTVAALAAHLRQAREDRAQGLPRTHASPLVRLSGDGGGGSVRVLLHDGTGTLTPYRALVPELSGTPLLGLVINDADRYLELDPEQTVESLAGAYARLLLDEGAAGYHIVGYCMGGLIATEVARRLTEGGAVVDGLTVISSSRFPYRIGDELMLEYGFAQACGLDPARLGYPGGDLARALRVVLESSPGHVREGSLAALAASADPGLARIGRHFTELAATSPPDRLAAVARALGHPPERVDLAYRVFRQSFTAVTHYDPEPYAGDITFLRQRGVTNLVPTLQDDMTDFWQNLCLGRLTVLDIEGDHFSCLGGPYAADVAKQVTA, from the coding sequence GTGACCCAGGCACCGGCCGTACACGAACTCATCGCCGACATGGAGGCCGCGGGGATCCGGCTGTGGGAGGACGACGGCAGCCTCCGCTTCCGGGCGCCCAAGGGAGCGCTGACCGAGGAGCGGCGCGCGGCGCTGGTCGGCGCGAAGCCCGAGATCATCGCGCACCTGCGCCGCGAGTCCGAGGCCGAGACGGTCCGGCCCGAGCCCGAACGCCGCCTCGACCCCTTCCCGCTGACCGACGTGCAGCAGGCCTACCTGATCGGCCGCAACGACGCGTTCGGCTACGGCGGAGTCGCCTGCCACGGCTACGTCGAGGTCTCCTTCCCCCGGCTCGACCCGGAACGGGTGCAGGCCGCGTGGCGCGCCCTGATCGGCCGCCACGACATGCTCCGCGCCGTGATCCACCCCGACGGCCACCAGCAGGTGCTCGCCGAGGTCCCCGGCTACGAGGTCAGCGTGACGGACCTGCGCGGCACCGACCCGGAGGAGCGGCTCGCCGCCGTCCGCGAGGAGATGGCGAACACGGTCTATCCGGCGGGCAGCTGGCCCCTGTTCGAGCTGCGGATCTCGCTCACCGATCGCGGAGCGCTCCTGCACGCCTCGATCGACCTGCTCATCGCCGACTACGTCAGCATCCAGCTGCTGCTCGGCGAGCTGCACCTGCTGCACGAGAACCCCGATGCCGACCTGCCGCCCGTCCCGGTCAGCTTCCGGGACTGCCTGCTGGCCCTGCGCGCGCAGCGCGAGAGCGCCCGTTACGACCGGGACCGCGCCTACTGGTGGGGACGGATGGACGACCTGCCGCCGGCGCCCGAGCTGCCCGCGCTGGACCAGGCCGCCGCGGACGCCCGGTTCCGGCGGTGGGAGAGCAGGGTGGAGCCGGCGCAATGGGCGCGGTTACGCACCCGGGCCGCCGCGGCCGGGATCACGCCGTCGCAGGCCGTGCTGGCCGCCTACGCCGAGGTCATCGGGAGGTGGAGCCGCCGGCCCAGGTTCACGCTCAACCTGACGCTGCTCGACCGCCCGCCCCTGCACCCGTACATCGACCGGGTCGTCGGCGACTTCACCACGCTCAACCTGCTCGCCGTCGACACCGCGCCCGGCCGGTCCTTCGCCGAGCGCGCCCACGCCATCGGCCGGCAGCTCTTCGCCGACATGGAGCACCGACGCTGCGGCGGCATCGAGGTCATGCGCGAGCTGGCCCGCCGGCGCGGCCGGGACGCCGCGCTGATGCCGGTGGTGTTCACCAGCGCCATCGGCCTCGGCCGCGACGACGCCGAGCACGGCACGCCGGAGTACGGCATCAGCCAGACACCCCAGGTGTGGATCGACTGCCAGGTCAAGGAGCACCGCGACGCGCTGCTGGTCAACTGGGACGTGCGCGCGGGGGTGTTCCCCGAAGGGCTCGTGGACGACATGTTCGCCGCCTTCACCGCGCTCCTGCACGACCTGTCCTCGGACGAGACCTGGTCGTCCGCATCCCCCGTCGAGCTGCCCGGGGCGCAGGCCCGAAGCCGCGCCCTCGTCAACGCCACCGCCGCGCCGCTCCCGGACGGGCTGCTGCACGAGGAGGTCGTGGCCCAGGCACGGCGCACGCCGCAACGGACCGCCGTCGTCACGGGCGCCGGCTCGATCACGTACGGCGAGCTGCTGGACCGGGCCGCCGGGGTGGCGCGGGCGCTGCACGAGGCGGGGCACCGGCCCGGCGAGATCGTCGCCGTGGTCATGGACAAGGGGGTCGAGCAGGTCGTGGCCGTGCTCGGCACGCTGCTGGCCGGCGGCGCCTACCTGCCGGTCGACACCGGGCAGCCACCGGCCAGGCGCGACCGCATCCTCGCCGACGCCTCGGTCCGCCTGGTGCTCACGCAGTCCTGGCACGCCGAGAACGACTGGATCGCCGTCGACACCATCCCGCCGGCCCGTCCCGGGGACGGCGGTGTTCGGCGGGGCCCTGACGACCTGGCCTACGTCATCTACACCTCGGGCTCGACGGGCGTGCCCAAAGGCGTGATGATCAGCCATCGGGCCGCCCGCAACACCATCGACGACATCAACGCCCGCTTCGGCGTCGGCCCGGACGACCGCGTGCTCGGGCTGGCCAACCTCGGGTTCGACCTGTCGGTCTACGACATCTTCGGACCGCTCGCCGTCGGGGCGGCCCTCGTGCTGCCGGACCCGTCACGCCGGGGCGACCCGGTCCACTGGGCCGAACTCGCCGCCGGGCACGGCGTCACCATCTGGAACTCGGTGCCCGCGCAGCTCCAGATGCTCCAGCACTACCTGGACGCGGAGCCCGGGGCGGAGCTGCCCGCGTTGAGGCTGGCGATGCTGTCGGGCGACTGGATCCCGGTGGCGCTGCCCGGCCAGATCCGCCGCCGTGTCCCGGGACTGGACGTGATCAGCCTGGGCGGTGCCACCGAGGCCGCGATCTGGTCCATCTACCACCCCATCGGCGTCGAGCCGCTGCCCGGCTGGACGAGCGTCCCGTACGGCAAGCCGCTGGCCAACCAGACCTTCCACGTGCTCGACGCCGCCATGCGGCCCTGCCCCGACTGGGTGCCGGGAGAGCTCTACATCGGCGGCTCCGGCGTGGCGATCGGCTACTTCGGCGATGAAAGCAGGACCGCCGAGCGCTTCGTGCGCCACGGCGGCGAGCGCCTCTACCGCACCGGAGACCTGGGCCGCTACCGGCCCGACGGCAACATCGAGTTCCTCGGCAGGGAGGACTCCCAGGTCAAGATCCGCGGCCATCGGATCGAGCTGGCCGAGATAGAGACCGCGCTGCAGGCACACCCCGCGGTCGCGGCAGGGACCGTGATCGTGGACGGCGACCGCGCGCTGGAACGCCGCCTGATCGCCTTCGCCCAGGCCGCCGCCCGCGAGGATGCGGCGGCCGAGAGGAGCGGTGGGCCCGATGTCGCCGGTGCCGCCGAGGTGGCGGCGGTCGCGGCCCTGGAGGGCGTCGATCTGGCGCGCGTCGTGGCGGTGGCCGAGACGCTCGACGAGATCGCGCTCGCGTCGATGGCGGCGGCACTCCGTACGGGCGGCCTGTTCACCACCGAGGACGGCCACGGCCTCGAGGAGATCCTGGCAGCCGCGAAGGTCGCGCCCGACCACCACCGGCTCGTCCGGCGCTGGCTCGCCGCCCTGCACGAACGCGGACGGCTCGACCGCGACCCCGGCGGCCGGTACCGGAACCTGCGCGGCGACACCGGCGTGGAGCCGCTGTGGCGCCGGGTCGAGAGCCTGGCCGAGGGGCTCGACTACGGGGCGGAGCTGATCAGGTTCCTGCGGGTCAGCACCACGCACCTGCCCGAGCTGATGCGCGGCGAGCTCGACGCCCGCGAGCTGCTGTTCCCCGAGGGCGACGTGGGGACGGCCGAGGGCGCGTACAAGGACAACGTGCTCAGCAGGTACGTCAACCGCATCGTGCGCGCGGTGCTCGGCCGTGTGGCCGAGCACCACACCGGCGGGCCGCTGCGCGTGCTGGAAGCGGGCGCGGGCGTGGGCGGCACCAGCGCCGAGCTGATCCCGGAGCTGGCCGGACATCAGGTCGAGTACGTCTTCACCGACCTGTCACGGTTCTTCCTCACCCAGGCCGCCGAACGGTTCGCGGACCACCCGTGGGTGCGGTACGGCCTGTTCGACATCAACGCCGACTACCGCGCCCAGGGCTACGAGCCGAACTCCTTCGAGGTCATCCTCTGCGCCAACGTCCTGCACAACTCCCACGACGCCGCCGCCGTGCTGGCCAGGTTCCGCGAGCTGCTGGTGCCCGGCGGGTGGCTGGTGTTCATCGAGACCACCCGCGAGCACGTCCAGATCATGAGCTCGATGGAGTTCCTGATGAACCCGCACGACTACGCCGACGTGCGGCAGGGCCGCGACCGGACGTTCGTCACCCGCGACGAGTGGCTGGACCTGCTGCGCGGGGCAGGCGCCCGTACCCTGGCCTGCCTGCCCGGGCCGGGCGACCCGCTGGCGTCCCTCGGGCAGTGCGTCTTCGCGGCCCGCTTCCCCGACGACCGGGAGCGGATCGACCTGGCGGAGCTGCGGGCGTTCCTCGCCGAGCGGCTGCCCGACTACATGCTCCCGGCCCACGTCCAGGTGGTCGACGAGCTGCCGCTGACGGACAACGGCAAGATCGACCGGGCGCGGCTGCGTACCCTCCTGCCGAGCACGGCCGGAGAGGGCGCCCCCGGCGGCGAGGAGCCGCGCGACGACCTCGAACGGCGGCTGGCCGCCCTCTGGGCCGAGCTGCTCGGGCTCCCGCGCGTCTACCGCGACCAGGACTTCTTCGCGCTGGGCGGCGACTCCCTGCTGGTCACCCGCCTGGCCGGGCGGGTGCGCGAGGAGCTGGCGGAGGCGAGCGGCTTCTACTGGGACAGCCTGGTCCGCCAGCTCGTCAACCAGCCGACCGTCGCCGCGCTGGCCGCCCACCTCCGCCAGGCCCGCGAGGACCGCGCGCAGGGGCTGCCGAGAACGCACGCCAGCCCCCTGGTACGCCTGTCCGGCGATGGAGGCGGCGGCTCGGTGCGGGTGCTGCTTCACGACGGCACCGGCACCCTGACCCCGTACCGGGCGCTCGTCCCCGAGCTCTCCGGGACGCCGCTGCTCGGCCTGGTGATCAACGACGCGGACCGCTACCTGGAGCTGGACCCCGAGCAGACGGTGGAATCGCTGGCCGGAGCGTACGCGCGGCTCCTGCTCGACGAGGGCGCGGCCGGCTACCACATCGTGGGTTACTGCATGGGCGGCCTCATCGCCACCGAGGTCGCCCGCCGCCTCACCGAGGGCGGCGCGGTCGTCGACGGGCTCACCGTCATCAGCAGCTCCCGATTCCCCTACCGGATCGGCGACGAGCTCATGCTGGAGTACGGCTTCGCGCAGGCCTGCGGCCTGGACCCGGCGCGGCTCGGCTACCCCGGCGGGGACCTCGCCCGGGCCCTGCGGGTCGTGCTGGAGTCGTCGCCCGGACACGTGCGCGAGGGCAGCCTGGCCGCGCTCGCCGCCAGCGCGGATCCCGGCCTCGCGCGGATCGGCCGCCACTTCACCGAACTGGCCGCCACCTCGCCCCCGGACCGGCTGGCCGCCGTCGCCCGCGCCCTCGGCCATCCGCCCGAGCGGGTGGACCTGGCCTACCGGGTCTTCCGGCAGAGCTTCACGGCCGTGACCCACTACGACCCGGAGCCGTACGCGGGCGACATCACGTTCCTCCGCCAGCGCGGCGTCACCAACCTCGTGCCGACCCTGCA